From the genome of Gemmatimonas phototrophica, one region includes:
- a CDS encoding AraC family transcriptional regulator: MPMPLTRTAALRLPLPATLVAWALPEPVVAVFRGSVAREARVALVRNGAEAQEILRSGSSLCMIVPVLRDRFDPFWTDYTVLRERFPNIPVIAVAMPGVSSMQAAVRLSQLGVSDLLDANDGLRADDIRTSLSKAYSDATAQRILTAVEQEFSLRGNACPTDLTTILKRALRHAHTHLPASKVAALMQMHERTLRKFCEARQLPSPQLIAGWARLLLSALYIDERGRTFASIADVLGYPTPGALRKQIVRYTARSPKQLRQEGAMCIVAQLLHQQILRPDAPQTPTHDERPRLVLLKSSEGAA; the protein is encoded by the coding sequence ATGCCCATGCCACTCACGCGCACTGCTGCCCTCCGCTTGCCGTTGCCCGCCACGCTCGTGGCGTGGGCACTACCGGAGCCTGTCGTGGCGGTCTTTCGTGGGTCGGTGGCACGCGAGGCCCGCGTGGCCTTGGTCCGTAACGGCGCCGAGGCGCAGGAGATCCTGCGCTCGGGGTCGTCGCTGTGCATGATCGTACCGGTGCTGCGTGATCGGTTTGACCCCTTTTGGACCGATTATACCGTGCTGCGGGAGCGATTTCCCAACATCCCGGTGATCGCCGTCGCCATGCCCGGCGTGTCCAGCATGCAGGCGGCTGTCCGGTTGTCGCAGCTCGGCGTGAGCGATCTGCTCGACGCCAACGACGGGTTGCGCGCCGACGACATTCGCACCTCGCTCTCCAAAGCGTACAGCGACGCGACAGCACAGCGGATTCTGACCGCCGTGGAACAGGAGTTTTCGCTGCGCGGCAACGCCTGTCCGACCGACCTGACCACCATCCTGAAGCGGGCATTGCGTCACGCCCATACCCACTTGCCCGCGAGCAAGGTGGCCGCGCTCATGCAGATGCATGAGCGCACCCTGCGAAAGTTCTGTGAGGCACGTCAGCTGCCCTCACCACAGCTCATTGCCGGGTGGGCACGCCTGCTGCTGTCCGCCCTGTACATCGACGAGCGCGGCCGGACCTTCGCCAGTATTGCCGACGTGCTGGGGTATCCCACACCAGGGGCCCTGCGCAAACAGATCGTGCGCTACACGGCACGATCACCCAAGCAGTTGCGGCAGGAAGGTGCCATGTGCATCGTCGCTCAACTGCTGCACCAGCAGATCTTGCGCCCGGACGCCCCGCAAACACCTACCCACGACGAGCGTCCACGCCTCGTACTGCTCAAGAGCTCCGAGGGCGCTGCCTAG
- a CDS encoding TY-Chap domain-containing protein, translated as MSPRKMPPDQGGSSNSEPPGASPPASLGDAWFRFAGKLAESLAVLGEEQYLILSIPGRQRFIQFGGGHPFIVETASNAFLDDDERLTRGDEVLLAKLGWQRPTYSAEDVDDLSEDMDGSPNWYVHVHEDVVPFDALAMLGVRTAIECFRLPAPSALRYRAFHAEGVPILLPGLELAPEDHEDDVLSDLSVAPGGTLAQQVFEACAFVPGAEVEPVDETVAAVDIEGLRLMVVVEPALGIARLLCNLFPVSPDMDDVTDTLNALNADRLAFGYVYLKDNDVRYGADVVVDPFFPELLPASIKLAVASIGAMMQGDDDA; from the coding sequence ATGTCTCCGCGCAAAATGCCTCCCGACCAAGGCGGTTCGTCCAATTCCGAGCCGCCTGGTGCATCACCGCCCGCGTCGCTGGGGGACGCCTGGTTCCGTTTCGCCGGCAAACTGGCGGAATCGCTGGCCGTGCTGGGCGAGGAGCAGTACCTCATCCTCTCCATCCCCGGGCGTCAGCGATTCATTCAGTTTGGCGGCGGTCATCCGTTCATTGTGGAAACGGCGTCCAACGCCTTTCTCGACGATGACGAACGGCTGACGCGGGGTGATGAGGTACTGCTGGCCAAGCTTGGCTGGCAGCGTCCCACGTACAGTGCCGAGGATGTGGACGACCTTTCCGAGGACATGGATGGGTCGCCCAATTGGTATGTGCATGTGCACGAGGACGTGGTGCCCTTTGATGCGCTGGCCATGTTGGGGGTGCGGACGGCCATTGAGTGTTTCCGTCTTCCGGCCCCTTCGGCGTTGCGCTACCGGGCATTCCATGCCGAGGGCGTCCCCATTTTGCTACCAGGGCTGGAGCTCGCCCCTGAGGACCATGAGGATGATGTGCTGAGCGATCTGTCGGTTGCTCCTGGTGGCACGTTAGCCCAGCAGGTATTCGAAGCGTGTGCATTTGTGCCGGGCGCCGAAGTGGAGCCGGTAGACGAAACCGTGGCGGCGGTGGATATCGAGGGGCTCCGGCTGATGGTGGTGGTGGAGCCCGCCCTCGGTATCGCGCGACTGCTGTGCAATCTGTTTCCCGTGAGTCCCGACATGGACGATGTCACGGACACCCTGAACGCGCTGAACGCCGACCGTTTGGCATTCGGGTATGTGTATCTCAAGGACAATGACGTGCGCTACGGCGCCGATGTGGTGGTGGATCCCTTCTTCCCTGAGCTCCTGCCGGCGTCCATCAAGCTGGCGGTGGCGAGCATTGGCGCGATGATGCAGGGGGACGACGACGCATAG
- a CDS encoding DUF1289 domain-containing protein: MKVCQLDLEDRCYGCGRTRNEVARWSGMTPEERRLVNRRLGFRGHPEHR, from the coding sequence GTGAAGGTGTGTCAGTTGGATCTGGAGGACCGGTGTTACGGGTGCGGCCGCACACGGAATGAAGTGGCGCGCTGGTCCGGCATGACCCCGGAGGAGCGTCGTCTGGTGAACCGTCGCTTGGGCTTTCGCGGACATCCCGAACATCGCTGA
- a CDS encoding hybrid sensor histidine kinase/response regulator: MSDALPVSEGHGGPMDPAGSVDDHSSRHVVVDVHRLLHDLDVGVVVQDRQLRIVYANPKATTLLGITTDEITTRTTVDERWDVIAPDGTPVLDDAHPGPRALRTGAPVTGVVLGVRRSDAAERVWIMVSAIPEFDAQQQVERVVISFSDVSMAQRSLRAHEAMYQSVFRSMSEGLVIHNMDGTIRAANAAAERVLGLTVEQMTGRSPMDPRWRLVRTDGTPVGSDFIPSEITTRTGVASQAIIGVHRPSGELAWLDVHADPLREPGEAHMSGVLATFTDITAERLATLALESSRAQLQRVLDAVPGIVYTFLHRPNGQGQITFAAGRITEVTGLDAQQVRDNPQLIFSVIDDASAQRVWEKIEAAAAARESYEQVIQFRLPDGEVRWASTYGIPEDTAEGLLYTGVVLDVTREQRMADALRNSQRREAMGEMAGGIAHNFNNMLAVILPNVQLAREGATGTTAQHLADAERAALSASDLVKRMLGLGRVEMRDDLQVDLVPIVREALHFCRQTFDRAITIADDIAVAAAHVRGSASSMQQVVLNLLLNARDAMQGAARSELTVHLSHGADGQVVLSVTDTGAGMSADTLRRIGEPFYTTKPPGSGTGLGLASAFHSINEAGGSWRVASQTEQGTTFTVLLPMVEAAPVPVTPPPVSGGALEGTILIIDDEPMVRSVLARQMTRAGMRAEQADGAEAALELLRAGAVPDLRVILLDLSMPGLSGEAALPLLHDVAPGVPIVALSGHVPDSMMLPGTVAVLQKPLGQHQLVDAVMRAVASGA; this comes from the coding sequence ATGTCAGACGCTCTCCCTGTATCGGAAGGCCACGGCGGGCCCATGGACCCCGCGGGTTCGGTAGATGATCACTCATCCCGCCATGTCGTCGTAGACGTTCATCGTCTGCTGCATGACCTGGATGTCGGGGTGGTCGTGCAGGATCGGCAGTTGCGCATTGTGTACGCCAACCCCAAGGCGACAACCCTTCTGGGGATCACGACCGACGAAATCACCACGCGCACCACGGTGGATGAGCGTTGGGATGTCATTGCCCCCGACGGAACGCCAGTGCTCGACGACGCGCACCCTGGGCCGCGGGCCCTGCGCACCGGCGCCCCGGTGACCGGGGTGGTGCTGGGGGTGCGCCGATCTGATGCGGCGGAACGGGTGTGGATCATGGTCAGTGCCATCCCCGAATTCGACGCGCAGCAGCAGGTAGAGCGCGTCGTCATTTCCTTCAGTGACGTGAGCATGGCGCAGCGGTCGCTGCGCGCGCACGAGGCGATGTATCAGTCCGTGTTCCGGTCCATGTCGGAAGGGCTGGTGATTCACAACATGGACGGCACCATTCGGGCCGCCAATGCGGCGGCGGAACGGGTGCTGGGACTGACCGTTGAGCAGATGACGGGGCGGAGTCCAATGGATCCACGGTGGCGATTGGTGCGTACCGACGGCACACCGGTTGGCAGTGACTTCATTCCGTCCGAAATCACTACGCGGACGGGCGTCGCGTCGCAGGCCATTATCGGCGTGCATCGCCCCAGCGGGGAGTTGGCGTGGCTGGACGTGCACGCGGATCCGTTGCGCGAACCAGGCGAGGCGCACATGAGCGGCGTACTGGCCACTTTCACCGATATCACCGCAGAGCGCCTGGCGACGCTGGCGCTGGAGTCGAGTCGCGCGCAATTGCAGCGGGTGCTCGACGCTGTGCCGGGGATCGTCTACACCTTTCTGCATCGCCCCAATGGGCAGGGGCAGATCACCTTCGCGGCGGGGCGCATTACCGAAGTTACCGGGCTGGACGCGCAGCAGGTACGTGACAACCCGCAGCTCATCTTCAGCGTTATTGATGATGCATCGGCACAGCGGGTCTGGGAGAAGATTGAGGCGGCGGCCGCCGCGCGTGAGTCCTACGAGCAGGTCATCCAGTTCCGCCTCCCCGACGGCGAGGTGCGATGGGCGAGCACCTATGGCATTCCGGAAGACACCGCCGAGGGGCTGCTGTACACGGGGGTGGTGCTGGATGTGACGCGGGAACAGCGCATGGCCGATGCCTTGCGCAACAGTCAGCGTCGCGAAGCCATGGGTGAGATGGCGGGAGGGATTGCCCACAATTTCAACAACATGCTGGCGGTCATTCTTCCCAACGTCCAGCTGGCCCGTGAAGGGGCGACGGGAACTACGGCGCAGCATCTGGCTGACGCGGAACGGGCGGCCCTCAGTGCCAGTGATCTGGTGAAGCGCATGCTGGGGCTTGGACGTGTGGAGATGCGCGACGACTTGCAGGTGGATCTCGTCCCCATTGTGCGTGAGGCGCTGCATTTTTGTCGGCAGACGTTTGATCGCGCCATCACCATTGCCGACGATATTGCGGTGGCCGCGGCGCACGTGCGCGGTTCGGCCAGCAGTATGCAGCAGGTAGTGCTCAACCTGCTGTTGAATGCCCGAGATGCCATGCAGGGGGCGGCCCGCTCCGAACTCACGGTGCATTTGTCGCACGGCGCCGATGGGCAGGTGGTGCTGTCGGTCACCGATACCGGCGCCGGGATGAGTGCGGACACCTTGCGCCGTATTGGCGAACCGTTCTACACCACCAAGCCACCGGGGAGCGGCACGGGGTTGGGACTGGCGTCGGCGTTTCACTCCATCAACGAGGCGGGTGGCAGCTGGCGCGTGGCATCACAGACCGAACAGGGGACGACCTTCACCGTGCTGTTGCCCATGGTGGAAGCGGCTCCGGTGCCGGTCACGCCTCCTCCCGTGTCCGGCGGTGCGCTCGAGGGCACCATCCTCATCATTGACGATGAACCCATGGTGCGCTCGGTGCTGGCGAGGCAGATGACGCGCGCCGGTATGCGGGCCGAGCAGGCGGATGGGGCCGAAGCGGCGCTGGAGCTGTTGCGCGCAGGTGCCGTGCCAGACTTGCGCGTCATCCTGCTGGACTTGTCGATGCCCGGGCTCTCCGGGGAAGCCGCATTGCCACTGCTGCATGATGTCGCCCCCGGCGTGCCCATTGTTGCCCTCAGCGGCCACGTGCCCGACTCCATGATGCTCCCCGGCACGGTCGCCGTGCTGCAGAAGCCGTTGGGGCAGCACCAACTGGTGGACGCCGTGATGCGCGCGGTCGCCAGCGGCGCGTAG
- a CDS encoding class I SAM-dependent methyltransferase, which yields MSTTRDALDLHAAGRTTDALILLFNALGAPNRAFTAAEEKQLLAQLLEGVALNGGNEVIHRVLLDLLQDAAIDAQQIARAVLGLLESTPEFAALERWSTLPEALVDEQQLAPALQTFCAAPLVRALLPRVVISSLRTERVCTFARRVLLALHTGEMPTEPWHWDAVWLLGQSAFNGEYAWRELDDEREFVNAAHAYLASWLTTAASAGAYGDTPAPMLLLYALYRRLTHLPSWELLAHIPDDRWHPFGQWIEPIITTHVHERLDEQQRVNAMPSLDTGSPASTTDTSARVRAMYEAHPYPRWTTVGTPRVTTVSALVTELTGRPAPPETLRLLIAGCGTGRQTAHTARSFPSSQLLALDLSHASLGFAARQTQALGINNVEFMHGDILALDALPEQFAMIFCSGVLHHLQEPRAGWQQLTKRLHPQGIMKIALYSETARQAVTVARRLLEDERRSGTDHDVRRAREKLLALPATHAARPVTDSTDFFSLSGCRDLVMHVQECTYTIPALAEELDALQLRFLGFQLPVHIQQAFRREHPAAGAARHLEAWARFEQRHPATFWGMYQFFVAMR from the coding sequence ATGTCCACCACCCGCGATGCGCTCGACCTTCATGCCGCCGGTCGCACCACTGATGCCCTGATCCTGCTCTTCAACGCGCTGGGGGCGCCCAACCGGGCGTTCACCGCCGCCGAAGAAAAGCAGCTGTTGGCGCAGCTGCTGGAAGGGGTCGCGTTGAACGGCGGCAATGAGGTCATTCATCGGGTCCTGCTCGATCTGCTGCAGGATGCCGCCATCGATGCACAGCAGATCGCGCGCGCGGTGCTGGGGCTTCTTGAATCAACGCCGGAGTTCGCGGCACTTGAGCGGTGGAGCACGCTTCCCGAAGCGCTGGTCGACGAGCAGCAACTCGCCCCGGCATTGCAGACGTTCTGTGCCGCGCCGTTGGTGCGCGCCCTGCTGCCGCGCGTGGTCATCTCCAGTCTACGCACGGAGCGGGTATGTACCTTTGCGCGACGGGTGCTGCTGGCGCTGCATACAGGGGAAATGCCGACGGAGCCCTGGCACTGGGATGCCGTGTGGTTGTTGGGGCAGTCGGCGTTCAACGGCGAGTATGCGTGGCGCGAGCTCGACGATGAACGCGAGTTCGTCAACGCGGCACACGCCTACCTCGCCTCGTGGCTCACCACCGCTGCGTCAGCTGGGGCGTACGGTGACACGCCGGCGCCCATGCTGCTGCTGTACGCGCTCTATCGACGGCTTACCCATCTGCCATCGTGGGAACTGCTGGCGCACATCCCGGACGACCGCTGGCACCCCTTTGGCCAGTGGATAGAGCCCATCATCACCACGCATGTGCATGAGCGGCTGGATGAGCAGCAGCGGGTCAACGCCATGCCATCGCTCGACACCGGTTCACCGGCAAGCACCACGGACACATCGGCCCGGGTGCGTGCGATGTACGAAGCACACCCGTATCCACGATGGACCACCGTGGGAACCCCGCGCGTCACCACCGTGTCCGCACTGGTCACCGAGCTCACCGGCCGCCCGGCACCACCGGAAACCCTTCGCCTGCTGATTGCCGGTTGCGGCACCGGGCGACAGACGGCGCACACGGCGCGCAGCTTTCCCTCGTCACAGCTGCTGGCGCTCGACCTCAGCCACGCCAGTCTTGGCTTTGCCGCACGACAAACGCAGGCGCTGGGCATCAACAACGTCGAATTCATGCACGGGGATATCCTGGCCCTCGACGCCTTGCCCGAGCAATTCGCCATGATCTTCTGCTCCGGCGTACTGCATCACCTGCAGGAGCCACGGGCAGGTTGGCAGCAGCTCACGAAGCGCCTGCATCCGCAGGGCATCATGAAGATTGCGCTGTACAGTGAGACCGCGCGTCAGGCCGTGACGGTGGCGCGCCGCCTGCTGGAGGATGAGCGACGGTCAGGGACCGACCACGATGTCCGTCGCGCGCGGGAAAAACTGCTGGCACTCCCGGCCACTCATGCTGCCCGGCCGGTTACCGATTCCACCGACTTTTTCTCGCTCAGTGGCTGTCGGGACCTGGTAATGCATGTGCAGGAATGCACGTACACCATTCCGGCCCTCGCCGAGGAACTGGACGCATTACAGCTCCGCTTCCTCGGCTTCCAGCTCCCGGTCCACATCCAACAGGCCTTCCGGAGGGAGCACCCCGCCGCCGGTGCCGCAAGGCATCTCGAGGCGTGGGCCCGGTTCGAACAACGCCATCCCGCGACGTTCTGGGGCATGTACCAGTTCTTTGTGGCGATGCGGTAA
- a CDS encoding sigma-70 family RNA polymerase sigma factor, whose amino-acid sequence MHASDLDRFRPALTGLCYRMLGSLTDAEDAVQETMLRAWKSRESFDGRAQLSTWMHRIATNVCLDVLSGRSPRWRPFDMRPVGNTREELATRPAEYWVEPIPDLSVIPADSDPHEQAVLRESIRLAFVAALQHLPPRQRAALILTQVLNWSAAEVAESLDMTVAAVNSALQRARATLAERRSMQELDRLSDLQRRGTGASPGALTASQQLLVEQFVAAFEAYDVPRLTMLLREDATMCMPPYDLWLQGRADIADWLEGRGCGCKGSRLVPTQANGMPAFAQYRNGGAQPWALVVLDLDGDRIGSMTYFLDTATYFPKFGVPLTLETGVTAAR is encoded by the coding sequence ATGCACGCTTCCGATCTTGATCGCTTTCGCCCAGCCCTCACGGGTCTGTGCTATCGCATGCTCGGCTCACTCACCGATGCCGAAGACGCCGTGCAGGAAACCATGCTGCGGGCGTGGAAGTCGCGGGAGTCGTTCGACGGGCGCGCGCAGCTGTCCACCTGGATGCATCGCATCGCCACCAACGTGTGCCTCGATGTCCTCAGCGGACGCTCGCCGCGCTGGCGACCATTCGATATGCGTCCCGTCGGGAACACCCGCGAAGAGCTGGCCACCAGGCCGGCGGAATATTGGGTGGAGCCCATCCCCGACCTGTCGGTCATCCCGGCCGACAGTGACCCGCACGAGCAGGCGGTGCTCCGCGAAAGCATCCGGCTGGCCTTCGTGGCGGCGCTCCAGCATCTGCCCCCTCGCCAGCGGGCCGCGCTCATCCTCACCCAGGTACTCAACTGGTCGGCCGCCGAAGTTGCCGAATCGCTGGACATGACCGTCGCGGCCGTCAACAGTGCGCTGCAGCGGGCGCGCGCCACGCTGGCCGAGCGGCGCAGCATGCAGGAGCTGGACCGACTGAGCGACCTGCAGCGTCGCGGGACCGGTGCCAGTCCCGGTGCCCTTACCGCATCGCAACAGCTGCTGGTTGAGCAGTTTGTCGCCGCTTTCGAAGCCTACGATGTGCCGCGGCTCACCATGCTGCTGCGCGAAGACGCCACCATGTGCATGCCGCCCTACGACCTGTGGCTGCAGGGGCGCGCCGACATTGCCGACTGGTTGGAAGGACGTGGGTGCGGATGCAAGGGGTCGCGGCTCGTACCCACCCAGGCCAATGGCATGCCCGCCTTTGCCCAGTATCGCAACGGGGGCGCCCAACCCTGGGCCCTCGTGGTGCTCGACCTCGACGGCGACCGCATTGGCAGCATGACCTACTTTCTCGACACCGCCACCTACTTCCCCAAGTTCGGCGTGCCGCTCACCCTCGAAACCGGAGTGACCGCAGCGCGGTAG
- a CDS encoding metal-dependent hydrolase has protein sequence MDNVTHGLAGLLVADVARQVLTAQGTTVGTRLWRALSVLGIVAAEFPDSDLIYSGPVLDMGSMGYLLHHRGHTHTIVWAVVSALLLWQVARWWVGRAGEPVPRAASRTLLVVALVGTLSHLLLDYTNSYGVHPFWPLDGRWYYGDAVFIVEPWLWLVAIPPLFWNRPRGIGRVLLPLFLVAILAAVLLLGQVARDVSVVLLVFAALWAVGQRFLSVTGRTVSGVVAWLLVTVGFFVASSRAEARVRDAVTVASAASGERVYDVVLNPGPGDWGCWSAMVVTGTDSSYRVTTAFVAPFASVRPLSTCTSGYLTGRLGADVLGALTVRDVVPFLATPQVQWRSTWRTSRQALSALYATCEGYAALHFMRVPLFFATGSGYSLDDARFGLGGGFSHVDIPTPGCSRGTYWVPGWVPPRGDLVGGPDQLETENSN, from the coding sequence GTGGACAACGTAACGCATGGACTCGCGGGTCTGCTGGTCGCCGATGTGGCGCGGCAGGTCCTGACAGCACAGGGGACCACGGTGGGCACGAGACTGTGGCGCGCGTTGAGCGTGCTGGGTATCGTGGCCGCCGAGTTCCCCGATAGCGATCTCATCTACTCCGGCCCCGTGCTGGACATGGGATCCATGGGCTACCTGCTGCATCACCGAGGGCACACGCACACCATCGTCTGGGCAGTGGTGAGCGCCCTGCTGCTCTGGCAGGTGGCACGGTGGTGGGTGGGGCGCGCTGGAGAGCCCGTGCCCCGCGCGGCCTCGCGCACGCTGTTGGTGGTGGCCCTGGTGGGAACGCTGTCGCATCTGCTGCTGGACTATACGAACAGCTATGGCGTGCATCCCTTCTGGCCATTGGACGGCCGTTGGTACTACGGGGATGCGGTGTTCATTGTGGAGCCGTGGCTCTGGCTGGTGGCCATTCCGCCGCTGTTCTGGAACCGGCCGCGGGGCATTGGGCGGGTTCTGCTGCCCCTGTTCCTGGTAGCCATTCTGGCGGCGGTGCTGCTGCTGGGGCAGGTCGCGCGGGATGTGTCCGTGGTCCTGCTCGTGTTCGCGGCGCTATGGGCAGTGGGGCAGCGTTTCCTGTCTGTCACCGGACGCACGGTGTCGGGGGTAGTGGCGTGGCTGCTGGTGACGGTGGGCTTTTTCGTGGCCTCGTCGCGGGCCGAGGCGCGGGTACGCGATGCGGTGACGGTTGCGAGTGCGGCCAGTGGTGAGCGGGTGTACGATGTGGTGCTCAACCCGGGACCGGGTGACTGGGGGTGCTGGTCGGCCATGGTGGTAACGGGTACCGACAGCAGCTATCGGGTAACCACCGCATTCGTGGCTCCGTTTGCGTCGGTGCGGCCGCTGTCCACGTGCACGAGTGGCTATCTCACCGGGCGACTGGGGGCCGATGTGCTGGGTGCCCTGACGGTCCGCGACGTGGTGCCGTTTCTCGCCACGCCGCAGGTGCAATGGCGTTCCACGTGGCGCACCTCACGACAGGCGTTGTCCGCGCTGTATGCGACCTGCGAGGGATACGCCGCGTTGCACTTCATGCGGGTGCCGCTGTTTTTTGCCACCGGGAGCGGATATTCGCTCGACGACGCCCGCTTTGGATTGGGGGGCGGGTTCAGTCACGTGGACATTCCCACACCCGGGTGCTCACGGGGGACGTACTGGGTCCCGGGGTGGGTGCCGCCGCGGGGGGATTTGGTGGGGGGCCCTGATCAACTGGAAACTGAAAACTCCAACTGA
- a CDS encoding serine hydrolase domain-containing protein — protein MPTRLTSRARSVAVALSLAPTLAAAQSSVAPTPAFNDPDRLGKLTRAIPAVDSVMRTFMERTRAPGIAYGIIVDGRLLHVAAHGLREVPSKAAVDTSTVFRIASMTKSFTALAILQLRDAGKLSLDDPAEKYVPEMRQLHYATSDAPRVTVRHLLSHSAGFPEDNPWGDQQLSASEADLSRMMREGIPFSNTPGVAYEYSNFGFAILGRIVVNVGGMPYAKYIQEKVLRPLGMTSTTMEARDVPAARVAHGYRLQDGQWLEEPPLPDGSFGSMGGMLTSSADLSRWVGLMLSAWPARDGAESPVLKRSSLREMQQVWRLAPASAVRSANGTLSLTSGGYAYGLRVSQNCLFNHIVAHSGGLPGFGSQMRWLPEHGVGIIALGNLTYTGWNGPIDAAYEVLVRSGGLTPRRVQPSPVLAVMHEQVTRLITVGWTQPLADSIAAMNLYRDESAPRRAAAIARLVQAAGGNCRADGAMWAENALRGEWRLSCATGVLRVRITLAPTEPARVQEFGVFAAPADYKPGPVAVCRQVG, from the coding sequence ATGCCAACTCGCCTGACATCCCGCGCCCGCTCCGTCGCCGTGGCGCTCTCCCTCGCGCCCACGCTTGCTGCCGCACAGTCGAGCGTGGCGCCAACGCCTGCGTTCAACGATCCCGACCGGCTGGGCAAACTCACGCGCGCCATTCCGGCCGTGGACAGCGTGATGCGCACGTTCATGGAACGCACGCGCGCCCCCGGCATCGCCTACGGCATCATTGTCGACGGCCGCTTGCTGCACGTCGCCGCGCACGGCCTGCGCGAGGTCCCCTCCAAGGCCGCCGTGGACACCAGTACCGTGTTCCGCATTGCCAGCATGACCAAGAGCTTTACCGCCCTGGCCATTCTGCAGCTGCGCGATGCCGGCAAGCTGTCACTCGATGATCCGGCGGAAAAGTACGTTCCCGAAATGCGGCAGCTGCACTATGCCACCAGCGACGCCCCGCGCGTCACGGTGCGCCATCTGCTGTCGCATTCCGCCGGCTTCCCCGAGGACAATCCGTGGGGCGACCAGCAGCTGTCGGCCAGTGAAGCGGATCTGTCGCGCATGATGCGCGAAGGCATTCCGTTCTCCAATACTCCCGGCGTCGCGTACGAGTACAGCAACTTCGGCTTCGCCATTCTTGGCCGCATTGTGGTCAACGTGGGCGGCATGCCCTACGCGAAATACATCCAGGAAAAAGTGCTGCGCCCGCTCGGCATGACCAGCACCACCATGGAAGCGCGTGATGTGCCGGCCGCTCGAGTTGCGCATGGCTATCGCCTGCAAGACGGTCAGTGGCTTGAAGAACCGCCGCTGCCTGATGGTTCGTTCGGATCCATGGGCGGCATGCTCACCTCCAGTGCCGATCTCAGTCGCTGGGTAGGACTCATGCTGAGCGCGTGGCCCGCCCGTGACGGCGCCGAATCGCCGGTGCTCAAGCGCTCGTCGTTGCGTGAGATGCAGCAGGTATGGCGTCTCGCACCGGCCAGTGCCGTACGCTCGGCCAACGGCACCCTGAGTCTCACCAGCGGCGGGTATGCCTATGGCCTGCGGGTGTCGCAGAATTGCCTGTTCAACCACATCGTGGCGCACAGTGGTGGCCTGCCAGGCTTCGGGTCACAGATGCGCTGGCTCCCCGAACACGGCGTAGGCATCATCGCACTGGGCAATCTCACGTACACCGGCTGGAACGGGCCCATTGATGCGGCCTACGAAGTACTCGTGCGCAGCGGCGGACTCACGCCACGCCGTGTGCAGCCCTCACCGGTGCTCGCCGTCATGCACGAGCAGGTCACGCGGCTCATTACCGTGGGGTGGACGCAGCCGCTCGCCGATAGCATTGCGGCCATGAATCTCTATCGTGATGAATCGGCGCCACGTCGAGCGGCCGCCATTGCCCGCCTGGTGCAGGCCGCCGGGGGCAACTGCCGCGCCGATGGCGCCATGTGGGCCGAGAATGCCCTGCGCGGCGAATGGCGTCTGTCGTGCGCCACCGGGGTCCTGCGCGTGCGCATCACCCTCGCCCCCACCGAACCCGCGCGCGTGCAGGAATTTGGCGTCTTTGCCGCGCCCGCCGACTACAAACCAGGCCCCGTCGCCGTTTGCCGGCAGGTGGGGTGA